In one Candidatus Cloacimonadota bacterium genomic region, the following are encoded:
- a CDS encoding T9SS type A sorting domain-containing protein, whose amino-acid sequence MRKMFILAILLLQTALLLAYLDFEKIYGFDLGNPYSFVVPISGEGSYYYLETGGVVEAQLMPWMQGWKQGNVNESTYVGFKTSIIDLLNPIYSPSEPAFVAYTPFQTDPQGDQAIEDANLDILESRVSFGDDRLYYAIRNATGLYPLNSGFNFNAYMPILANPNFDIENAPVAYGLVYTVNMGTLLSPGLYKITGTTLEGVQRLGDIQFSVQGEWLLLSCALSDLYADPDMGEWLIPDYPMFASATATGQLNLSTGIQAGDYSIPGLILLKPQFVNSENSFSPVLSDISYELNPDATLLNNFFVTYSDADANVPHQAYLSIDGAAQYLLELQNPDTVDFGINALYGIGSLDLPQNWESLDIVFSDGAAFVEEHIANPSATDDEIQIPAFALHIYPNPVRSQLKISSALPSATSAAIYNLRGQKLQDLRFESGKSESILDLSHYPAGIYLLKGKGIRTQKFAIVH is encoded by the coding sequence ATGCGTAAAATGTTTATACTTGCTATCTTGCTGCTGCAAACAGCACTCTTGCTGGCATATCTGGACTTTGAAAAGATATACGGCTTCGATCTGGGAAATCCTTATAGCTTTGTAGTTCCTATTAGCGGAGAGGGAAGCTATTACTATCTGGAAACTGGTGGCGTGGTGGAAGCCCAATTGATGCCATGGATGCAAGGTTGGAAACAAGGCAACGTAAATGAATCAACTTATGTTGGCTTCAAAACCAGTATTATTGACTTGTTGAACCCTATCTATAGCCCCTCGGAACCGGCCTTTGTCGCCTACACTCCCTTTCAAACCGACCCTCAGGGAGATCAGGCTATCGAGGATGCAAACCTGGATATCTTGGAAAGCAGAGTCTCCTTCGGCGATGATCGTCTGTATTATGCTATCCGCAACGCTACTGGGCTATATCCTCTGAATTCCGGCTTCAATTTCAACGCCTATATGCCCATCCTGGCAAATCCGAACTTCGATATTGAGAATGCTCCTGTTGCTTATGGGTTGGTATATACGGTGAATATGGGAACGCTCCTGAGTCCCGGCCTCTATAAGATTACGGGTACCACTCTGGAAGGAGTACAGCGTCTGGGAGATATCCAGTTTTCCGTGCAAGGAGAATGGCTATTGCTTTCGTGCGCATTATCTGATCTGTATGCTGATCCGGATATGGGGGAGTGGTTGATACCGGATTATCCCATGTTTGCTTCCGCAACAGCTACAGGGCAACTAAACTTGAGTACCGGTATTCAAGCAGGAGATTACAGTATCCCCGGCTTAATCTTGTTAAAACCTCAGTTTGTGAACTCAGAGAACAGTTTCAGCCCTGTACTAAGTGACATCAGCTACGAATTGAATCCGGATGCTACCCTCTTGAATAACTTCTTTGTAACCTACTCCGATGCAGACGCTAATGTGCCTCATCAAGCATATCTCAGCATCGATGGTGCCGCTCAATACCTACTGGAATTGCAGAATCCCGATACTGTGGATTTTGGAATTAATGCTTTGTATGGTATTGGAAGTCTCGATCTGCCTCAGAATTGGGAGTCCCTAGATATCGTGTTTTCCGATGGTGCGGCTTTCGTGGAGGAACACATCGCCAATCCCTCAGCGACTGATGATGAGATCCAGATTCCGGCTTTTGCGCTCCATATATACCCCAATCCAGTCAGATCGCAGCTAAAGATCAGTTCAGCTTTGCCTTCTGCTACCTCAGCAGCGATCTACAATCTGCGGGGTCAGAAGCTGCAGGATTTGCGGTTTGAAAGCGGGAAAAGCGAATCTATACTGGATCTCAGTCATTATCCAGCGGGTATTTATCTCCTGAAAGGAAAGGGGATCAGAACCCAGAAGTTTGCCATAGTACACTGA
- a CDS encoding polysaccharide deacetylase family protein: protein MERYPNINILLNLPQRYIPKAEFVFRTFCYILRLSPKFIYGSHFEAAHLYYGPRPTREYPVRIEFDPQTAEFFEKRELYPLEKVNFCTFKNHHLPFLFSMGGPIFSFSEESCILRKDIVAGGFYFLTCWHEYIRSNMGLPRGRVDYKESLQYRWDFTETPVVDVYCQALSYAMQQTLPEFVRETAWQETKRFAMSLSHDIDYWRFWDKNSISKTEKYNLRTMLKRPLNASYKLLGHSLHKRFIYNHYKLLSKMLQKEQELKVKSTWFLMASTSFEDQRQNYISDMVFREEIIDLLGQEDVGLHGSPKSAYDPEVLRTELARLRDLGFSVEGFRTHYLHFDYQKSFANLEAEGIKYDSTLGYWENIGFRAGISFPFYPFNIQENRPFRVLEIPLIVMDTSLYSSRAMDMSRNGAKLALRRLIDVAGLYQSHLSLLWHNTTFDPIDYPGWGSLYWQTIRYALRQRGWITSLTDIYEEWVTLSY, encoded by the coding sequence ATGGAACGCTATCCAAACATAAACATCCTGCTAAACTTGCCCCAGAGATACATTCCCAAAGCGGAGTTTGTGTTTCGCACCTTCTGTTATATATTGCGCCTTAGTCCGAAGTTCATCTATGGATCTCATTTTGAGGCGGCTCATCTATATTATGGGCCCCGTCCTACGCGAGAGTATCCGGTACGGATCGAGTTTGACCCACAAACGGCAGAGTTCTTTGAAAAGCGCGAGCTTTATCCTTTGGAAAAGGTGAATTTTTGCACTTTCAAAAATCATCATCTTCCCTTCCTCTTTTCCATGGGAGGGCCGATCTTTTCTTTCTCTGAGGAAAGCTGCATCCTGCGTAAAGATATCGTGGCGGGAGGTTTCTATTTCCTGACCTGCTGGCACGAATACATCCGAAGCAATATGGGTTTGCCCCGAGGTCGGGTAGATTATAAGGAAAGTCTGCAATACCGGTGGGATTTTACCGAGACACCGGTGGTGGATGTGTATTGTCAGGCGCTTTCTTATGCTATGCAACAGACTTTACCGGAGTTTGTACGTGAGACTGCCTGGCAGGAAACAAAGCGCTTTGCCATGAGCTTGTCTCACGACATCGATTATTGGCGGTTTTGGGACAAAAACAGCATTAGTAAGACAGAGAAATACAATCTTCGTACCATGCTCAAACGCCCATTGAATGCGAGCTACAAGCTATTGGGACATAGTTTGCACAAGAGGTTTATATACAATCACTACAAGCTGCTAAGCAAGATGTTGCAGAAAGAACAGGAACTAAAGGTAAAATCAACCTGGTTTCTGATGGCTTCCACTTCATTTGAAGACCAGCGGCAGAACTACATCTCGGATATGGTGTTTCGCGAGGAGATCATCGATCTGCTGGGTCAGGAAGATGTGGGTCTGCATGGCTCTCCGAAATCCGCTTACGATCCGGAAGTTCTGAGGACAGAATTGGCCCGGCTGCGTGATCTGGGCTTCTCTGTGGAGGGATTTAGAACCCACTATCTGCATTTCGATTATCAAAAGAGCTTTGCCAATCTGGAAGCTGAAGGAATCAAGTATGACAGCACTCTGGGATATTGGGAAAACATCGGCTTCAGAGCGGGAATATCCTTCCCATTCTATCCTTTTAATATCCAGGAAAACCGGCCGTTCCGTGTGCTGGAGATACCCTTGATCGTAATGGATACCAGTCTGTATTCATCCAGGGCGATGGACATGAGTAGAAATGGGGCAAAGCTGGCTTTGCGTCGTTTGATCGATGTGGCGGGATTGTATCAGTCTCATTTGTCCCTGCTGTGGCACAATACCACATTCGATCCCATCGACTATCCAGGTTGGGGTAGCTTGTATTGGCAGACTATCCGCTACGCTTTGCGGCAGCGAGGATGGATCACATCGCTGACAGATATTTATGAAGAATGGGTAACCTTGAGCTACTAA
- a CDS encoding lysophospholipid acyltransferase family protein, translating into MISAFWKIWFICFMFVCLLAYILLIICKVLLPKGAYRKVVYIFVRYWGRTTVLSTGSKVEVCGLDKLPYSQSICFISNHQGMFDIPLFLGFIGRPGGFIAKKELFKIPVLSWWMKEIPCVFIDRSSARKAIETFQKSAEVIKAGHPMVIFPEGTRSQSDMMGDFHLGSFKLPAMAEATIVPLVIKNTWRVYETDKQIKPAELKMRVLEPIEPHDTIYKDKHALAEEIYNRIKTALAEM; encoded by the coding sequence ATGATATCCGCCTTCTGGAAAATCTGGTTTATTTGCTTTATGTTTGTCTGCCTTTTGGCGTATATCCTCTTGATTATCTGCAAAGTACTGCTGCCAAAAGGAGCTTATCGCAAGGTTGTGTATATCTTTGTTCGGTATTGGGGCAGAACCACAGTGCTAAGCACAGGCTCAAAGGTGGAAGTATGTGGTCTGGATAAACTCCCCTACAGCCAGAGTATCTGTTTCATCTCAAACCATCAGGGTATGTTCGACATTCCACTGTTCCTGGGCTTCATTGGTCGCCCCGGAGGTTTCATTGCCAAGAAGGAGCTTTTTAAGATACCGGTTTTATCCTGGTGGATGAAAGAGATACCTTGTGTGTTTATCGACCGCTCTTCCGCACGTAAGGCTATTGAGACCTTTCAAAAGAGCGCAGAAGTGATCAAGGCGGGGCATCCCATGGTGATCTTCCCGGAAGGGACCAGAAGCCAAAGTGACATGATGGGGGATTTTCATCTAGGCAGCTTCAAACTGCCGGCCATGGCGGAAGCTACCATCGTGCCGCTGGTCATCAAAAACACTTGGCGAGTGTATGAGACAGATAAGCAAATCAAACCCGCAGAACTTAAAATGAGGGTCCTGGAGCCAATAGAACCCCATGATACAATATATAAAGATAAACACGCGCTGGCAGAAGAGATTTACAATCGCATCAAAACGGCATTAGCGGAGATGTGA